The proteins below are encoded in one region of Paenibacillus sp. YYML68:
- a CDS encoding molybdenum cofactor guanylyltransferase, whose amino-acid sequence MLTGIILAGGDSERMNGTNKSLLTLDDEMLVQRQIRLMKQICEEIIIVTNEPRPYLQRLDGTIRIITDYVTGIGPLGGMFSGLSLAQKDHAWVIGCDMPFISAKAARLMLAHKQQHGYEVVFPCIQQVVHPLHAIYDRSCVKAIERMLHHHDYALTKLHRYLNWDVLLERTFVHHDIESSFLYEIKTQEDYLTAVELLELRCPGA is encoded by the coding sequence ATGTTGACGGGTATTATACTGGCAGGTGGGGATAGCGAACGAATGAATGGGACAAACAAAAGTCTGCTTACCTTAGATGATGAGATGCTGGTCCAGCGGCAAATTCGATTGATGAAGCAGATTTGCGAGGAAATTATTATAGTAACGAACGAGCCGCGTCCTTATTTACAGCGGTTGGACGGGACGATCCGAATTATCACCGATTATGTGACAGGCATAGGGCCACTGGGTGGAATGTTCTCCGGCTTATCGCTGGCGCAGAAGGACCATGCATGGGTAATCGGCTGCGACATGCCGTTTATTTCGGCCAAGGCAGCCAGGCTTATGCTGGCACACAAGCAGCAGCATGGCTATGAGGTTGTATTTCCTTGCATTCAGCAGGTGGTTCACCCGCTTCACGCGATTTATGATCGCTCCTGTGTAAAGGCGATTGAGCGGATGCTGCACCACCATGATTATGCGCTGACTAAGCTGCATCGATACTTGAATTGGGATGTACTTTTAGAACGAACGTTCGTTCATCACGATATTGAGAGCTCGTTTCTTTATGAGATCAAGACGCAAGAGGATTACTTAACAGCCGTTGAGCTACTCGAGCTGAGGTGTCCTGGCGCATGA